One stretch of Leadbetterella byssophila DSM 17132 DNA includes these proteins:
- a CDS encoding N(4)-(beta-N-acetylglucosaminyl)-L-asparaginase — translation MSNRRSFLAQTLLGLVAFPALGKSVRKPIVISTWDSGIPVNEAAFEVLKHPEGKAIDAVEQGARFIEDQVNCCVGLGGNPDRDGFVTLDASIMDHQMNCGGVAFLEDIKHPISVARKVMETTPHVFLVGEGARDFALKNGFTPEPKVLSDDAKRAYEEWLKKSEYKPIKNIELEQNKALQKGNGPFAPQRFEDGSFNHDTMGLVALDNAGNLSGACTTSGMGFKLRGRVGDSPIIGAGLYVDNEVGAVTSSGQGEEVIRIAGSFLVTEFMRQGKSPETACRLAVERLVKINPKKARDFQVGFIALNKAGEYGSYAVNPGFVYSVTTSPGNGKVYPSKSYFK, via the coding sequence ATGAGTAATCGCCGAAGTTTCTTAGCTCAAACCCTTTTGGGATTAGTAGCATTTCCGGCTTTGGGCAAGTCTGTCCGCAAGCCAATTGTAATCAGCACCTGGGACAGCGGAATTCCTGTGAATGAAGCTGCTTTTGAAGTGCTAAAACATCCGGAGGGGAAGGCTATAGACGCGGTGGAACAGGGTGCAAGGTTTATTGAAGATCAGGTTAATTGTTGCGTAGGCCTAGGTGGAAATCCGGATAGAGACGGATTCGTAACCTTAGATGCCTCCATCATGGATCATCAGATGAACTGCGGTGGAGTGGCATTTTTGGAAGATATTAAACACCCTATTTCTGTTGCAAGAAAGGTAATGGAAACCACCCCTCATGTGTTTTTGGTAGGAGAGGGCGCACGGGACTTTGCTTTGAAAAACGGATTTACTCCGGAACCTAAAGTACTATCAGATGATGCAAAAAGGGCTTACGAGGAATGGTTGAAGAAATCAGAATATAAGCCGATAAAGAATATTGAATTAGAGCAGAATAAGGCTTTGCAGAAAGGCAATGGTCCTTTTGCGCCTCAACGCTTTGAAGACGGTAGTTTTAATCATGACACCATGGGATTAGTAGCCCTGGATAATGCGGGTAATCTTTCCGGAGCATGTACTACTTCTGGTATGGGATTCAAATTAAGAGGAAGAGTAGGGGATTCACCCATCATTGGGGCGGGACTTTACGTGGATAATGAGGTAGGAGCGGTAACGTCTTCTGGGCAGGGAGAAGAAGTGATCCGTATAGCGGGTTCCTTCTTGGTGACTGAATTTATGCGACAAGGCAAATCACCTGAAACGGCATGTAGATTAGCCGTAGAAAGATTGGTGAAAATAAATCCTAAGAAAGCTAGGGACTTCCAGGTGGGCTTTATAGCCCTAAATAAAGCAGGAGAATATGGATCTTATGCCGTGAATCCAGGCTTTGTTTATTCTGTTACCACGAGTCCGGGCAATGGCAAAGTATATCCATCTAAATCCTACTTTAAATAA
- a CDS encoding alanine dehydrogenase — MDTLKDLARQTALTPKESPLALKKKGQRIRIGLPKELSADENRIVLTPDAVEVLVNNGVEVAVETGAGAGAQFSDQSYAEAGAEILSSHKEVFDSDVILKIEPLQAEEFEYLKPGSTLISTINLPKLSADYFKKLNEKQITTVAFELIEDKAGEFPVIRTISEIAGASAILIGSEYLSSANGGQGVILGGVTGVPPRNVVVVGAGTVGEFAVRSALGLGANIKVFDRQIYRLRRLQYAVGTRIYTSVIDSVNFPNALKEADLVVGALRSEFGFAPMVITEEMVSKMKPNAVIVDVAIDTGGCCETSEVTSHNRPVFKKHGVIHYCVPNIASRFSHTASEALSNIFAPLLMKAVNLGGIHEMISHNKWFMKGVITHKGSVTHLNLAQRFNMRYKDLGLILSAGL; from the coding sequence ATGGACACACTGAAGGACTTGGCTAGGCAAACCGCATTAACACCTAAGGAATCACCTTTGGCCTTAAAGAAGAAAGGACAAAGGATAAGAATAGGATTGCCTAAAGAATTATCTGCTGATGAGAATAGGATAGTACTTACGCCTGATGCAGTAGAAGTACTTGTCAATAACGGTGTTGAAGTGGCAGTAGAAACAGGTGCAGGTGCAGGCGCTCAGTTTAGTGATCAAAGTTACGCAGAAGCAGGTGCAGAGATTTTGTCCTCCCATAAAGAGGTATTTGATAGTGATGTTATACTAAAAATTGAGCCCCTACAGGCGGAAGAATTCGAATACTTGAAGCCAGGTTCTACTTTGATTTCAACTATAAATCTGCCCAAATTGAGTGCAGATTACTTTAAAAAATTAAACGAGAAGCAGATTACTACTGTAGCCTTTGAGTTGATTGAAGACAAAGCGGGAGAGTTTCCTGTCATTCGAACCATTTCTGAAATTGCGGGTGCTTCAGCCATATTAATTGGCTCTGAGTATTTAAGTTCTGCTAACGGTGGACAAGGAGTGATCTTAGGTGGAGTGACAGGAGTTCCTCCAAGAAATGTGGTGGTAGTAGGTGCGGGTACAGTAGGAGAGTTTGCCGTAAGATCAGCTCTGGGATTGGGGGCAAACATTAAGGTTTTTGACCGACAAATCTACCGACTGAGAAGGTTACAATATGCCGTAGGTACGCGGATTTATACCTCCGTTATCGATTCAGTTAATTTCCCGAATGCATTGAAAGAAGCAGATTTGGTAGTAGGTGCTTTGAGAAGTGAATTTGGTTTTGCTCCCATGGTCATCACGGAAGAGATGGTTTCTAAGATGAAACCTAATGCGGTCATTGTTGACGTAGCCATAGACACTGGAGGATGTTGTGAAACTTCAGAAGTAACTTCCCATAATAGACCTGTATTTAAAAAGCATGGAGTTATTCATTATTGTGTTCCGAACATAGCTTCTCGTTTTTCTCATACGGCAAGTGAGGCATTGAGTAATATCTTTGCACCATTGTTGATGAAAGCTGTGAATCTGGGAGGAATACATGAAATGATTTCGCACAACAAATGGTTTATGAAAGGAGTGATAACCCATAAGGGAAGTGTTACTCATTTGAATTTGGCGCAGCGTTTTAATATGCGTTACAAGGATTTAGGACTAATTTTATCAGCAGGATTATAA
- the tsaE gene encoding tRNA (adenosine(37)-N6)-threonylcarbamoyltransferase complex ATPase subunit type 1 TsaE, with product MDKTFHDIGIEGLGKVMKEILEMGKPYPVWTFTGDLGAGKTTLIQALGKAIGIQDEISSPTYNYVNEYSGGLYHFDCYRLDSVEQALNLGLEEYIDSGQRCWVEWPEVISSLLPTPSLHIHVGHESADTRTYHLSIH from the coding sequence ATGGATAAGACTTTTCATGATATTGGTATAGAAGGATTAGGAAAAGTGATGAAGGAAATTCTGGAGATGGGTAAACCTTATCCCGTGTGGACTTTTACCGGCGACTTAGGTGCGGGTAAAACTACCTTGATCCAAGCCTTGGGAAAGGCCATTGGAATACAGGATGAAATCTCTTCACCCACCTATAATTATGTGAATGAATATTCAGGGGGGCTATATCATTTTGATTGTTATAGATTAGACTCAGTTGAGCAGGCACTTAATCTGGGTTTGGAAGAATATATAGATTCTGGACAGCGTTGTTGGGTAGAATGGCCGGAAGTGATATCCTCTCTTTTACCTACACCTAGTCTGCACATTCATGTAGGGCATGAGTCGGCAGATACACGCACCTATCACCTATCAATACACTAA